From one Amphiura filiformis chromosome 13, Afil_fr2py, whole genome shotgun sequence genomic stretch:
- the LOC140168770 gene encoding uncharacterized protein, translating to MADLPSNRVKPDDPPFTYTGMDYFGPFNIKHGRSIRKRYGVLFTCMNSRAVHIEIADSMDTSSCINALRRFLARRGHVKEITSDNGTNLVGASHQLVEAIKELDETALQRFASSHEIQWKFNTPPLPTMEECGSA from the coding sequence ATGGCAGACTTGCCAAGCAACCGTGTCAAGCCAGATGATCCGCCCTTCACCTATACAGGTATGGATTATTTTGGACCCTTCAACATTAAGCATGGAAGATCCATAAGAAAGCGCTATGGTGTACTATTCACCTGCATGAACAGCAGGGCAGTCCACATTGAGATTGCGGACTCGATGGACACCAGCTCTTGTATAAATGCGCTAAGAAGATTTCTTGCCAGAAGAGGACATGTGAAAGAAATCACATCCGACAACGGAACCAACCTAGTGGGCGCTAGCCATCAACTAGTTGAAGCCATAAAGGAGCTGGATGAAACAGCCTTGCAGCGATTTGCATCCAGCCATGAGATTCAGTGGAAGTTTAACACACCTCCGCTTCCCACCATGGAGGAGTGTGGGAGCGCATGA
- the LOC140168771 gene encoding uncharacterized protein, with the protein MIKCKNREKCGICGKQHHTALHDDSRLQESVSKQEVSTTKMTSGCVNGECASTRMTILPVTVTSAGNPCITTYAFMDDGCGGVFMSPELCKKLNLKTKNTKLTLKTLSDETTCDTKMVLDELQVGDLKAQSFVDLPTVYVKEMPVTGNDIPKQTELEKWSHLRDIKFPDLTQEPSRHCVPRVSLMIGNNVPAASQPMEVKTGKMGEPFVIKSTIGWKIHGLVSEETREHLAAHFCTAVETSNQRLEELFRSYIHKDFDEIGDEIKPSVEDKKFLQKMKDTIHQEPDGHYTTALPFRDAAAVMPNNRSQAEAYASNLRKRLAKDSNLCEQYTQFMEDLEVGGYSEKIPDDEPERGDGRCWYIPHHGVFNVNKPGKIRVVYNCPAMYKGTSLNAQLFQGPDLTNGLTGVLMRWRKEPVAVQADIEKMFYQVRVAEGDRDMLRYLWWSGGDLNSKLQSYRMKVHVFGAVSSPSCVNYVMKHIANCESTKPKASNTILNAFYVDDMLDSFATEEGAIHASECIQETLAEGGFHLTKWHSNRRRVIEAFPEEERAKDLKEIDINVDNLPSDRALGVRWDAETDKLGFFYNEDQKWNVNNRRSMLSIVSSIYDPMGMVAPYVVKAKMILQTLCQQKIGWDEEIPHQQAHEWNQWTKELPKLQEVKLDRCLKPPRSDQPTNIQFHHFADASEQGYAVVSYVRYMYGTQIHCSFLSAKARVRPLKKVTIPRLELTAAVTAVRVDCKLRNEWKKGSEDEEIESHLWTDSMTVLKYIENETSRFHTFVANRVEEIREKSDPSQWHYVPSQENPADDCSRGLTIEKLLKSERWFNGPQFLWKPKSEWPTSPDKTEEISNQDPEVRIKVGVGLVECSDGVQDPITKVVNHCSDWMKVKRIVAWLLRLKRMLQQKAQKKCETRSESMELSVEELQHAEEIIVKKVQQQAFPAEITALQKCRVSTQEDASSEE; encoded by the coding sequence ATGATTAAATGCAAGAATCGTGAAAAATGTGGCATTTGTGGAAAGCAACACCATACCGCACTGCATGATGACTCAAGACTACAGGAATCTGTCAGCAAGCAAGAAGTTTCAACAACAAAGATGACTTCAGGCTGTGTGAATGGAGAATGTGCATCCACGAGAATGACCATATTACCAGTGACAGTGACATCCGCAGGAAACCCGTGCATCACCACATATGCCTTTATGGATGATGGCTGTGGAGGCGTTTTCATGTCACCCGAGCTCTGCAAAAAACTCAATCTGAAAACAAAGAACACAAAATTAACCCTGAAGACCCTGTCAGATGAAACCACATGTGATACAAAGATGGTTTTAGATGAACTGCAAGTGGGAGATCTTAAAGCACAATCCTTTGTTGACCTTCCCACGGTGTATGTCAAAGAGATGCCGGTTACAGGGAATGATATCCCCAAACAGACAGAGTTGGAAAAGTGGAGTCACCTGAGGGACATCAAGTTTCCGGATTTGACACAAGAACCATCAAGGCATTGTGTCCCCAGAGTGAGCTTGATGATAGGAAACAATGTTCCGGCCGCATCACAGCCGATGGAAGTCAAAACTGGCAAAATGGGAGAACCCTTTGTAATTAAATCCACCATAGGCTGGAAGATCCATGGTTTAGTGTCAGAAGAAACTCGCGAGCATCTAGCAGCCCATTTCTGTACAGCGGTTGAAACCAGCAATCAAAGGCTCGAGGAACTGTTCAGGAGCTACATACACAAGGACTTTGATGAAATAGGAGATGAAATCAAACCTTCGGTAGAGGACAAAAAATTTCTACAGAAAATGAAAGACACTATACACCAAGAACCAGATGGCCATTACACTACAGCACTTCCTTTTAGAGATGCAGCTGCTGTGATGCCAAATAACAGATCACAAGCAGAGGCTTATGCTAGCAACCTCAGGAAAAGACTCGCCAAAGACAGCAACCTGTGTGAACAGTACACCCAGTTCATGGAAGACTTAGAAGTCGGTGGATACAGCGAGAAGATTCCAGATGACGAGCCAGAACGAGGAGATGGTCGCTGTTGGTATATTCCCCATCATGGTGTGTTTAATGTGAACAAACCAGGAAAAATCAGAGTAGTGTACAACTGTCCTGCCATGTACAAGGGCACGTCCTTGAATGCCCAGCTATTCCAGGGTCCTGACCTTACAAATGGATTGACTGGTGTGCTGATGAGGTGGAGGAAGGAGCCGGTAGCTGTGCAAGCGGACATAGAAAAGATGTTCTATCAAGTTAGAGTAGCTGAAGGAGACAGAGATATGCTAAGATATCTGTGGTGGTCAGGTGGTGACTTAAACAGTAAATTACAGAGCTACCGCATGAAAGTACACGTGTTCGGAGCAGTGTCATCACCAAGCTGTGTGAATTATGTGATGAAACACATAGCCAATTGTGAGAGTACAAAGCCCAAAGCGTCAAATACTATTTTGAATGCATTCTATGTTGATGACATGCTGGACTCATTTGCCACTGAAGAGGGGGCTATACATGCGTCAGAGTGTATTCAAGAAACACTCGCAGAAGGGGGCTTTCACCTTACCAAGTGGCACAGCAACAGAAGGAGAGTAATAGAAGCTTTCCCAGAAGAAGAGAGAGCCAAAGATCTCAAAGAGATAGATATTAATGTGGACAACCTTCCTTCAGACAGAGCATTAGGAGTAAGATGGGATGCTGAAACTGACAAGCTTGGATTCTTCTACAATGAAGACCAGAAATGGAATGTAAACAACAGGAGAAGCATGCTGTCAATTGTAAGCAGCATATATGATCCCATGGGCATGGTAGCACCGTATGTTGTCAAAGCAAAGATGATACTTCAGACCCTCTGTCAGCAGAAGATAGGTTGGGACGAAGAGATTCCACACCAACAAGCCCATGAATGGAACCAATGGACCAAAGAACTTCCAAAACTCCAGGAGGTAAAGCTAGACAGATGTTTGAAGCCACCAAGATCTGATCAACCTACAAACATTCAGTTCCACCACTTCGCAGATGCCAGCGAACAGGGATATGCAGTGGTGAGCTATGTGAGGTACATGTACGGAACACAAATACATTGTTCCTTCTTGTCAGCAAAAGCCAGAGTAAGACCACTAAAGAAGGTGACAATACCACGACTGGAACTGACAGCTGCTGTCACTGCTGTAAGAGTGGATTGTAAACTAAGAAATGAATGGAAGAAAGGCAGTGAAGACGAGGAGATAGAGAGTCATCTTTGGACAGACAGTATGACAGTCCTAAAGTACATAGAGAATGAAACATCCCGTTTCCACACCTTTGTAGCCAACAGGGTGGAAGAAATAAGGGAAAAATCAGACCCGTCACAATGGCATTATGTGCCATCTCAAGAAAATCCAGCAGATGACTGCTCCAGAGGGCTCACCATAGAGAAACTGTTGAAATCTGAAAGGTGGTTTAATGGACCACAGTTCCTTTGGAAGCCAAAGAGCGAATGGCCAACAAGCCCAGACAAGACAGAAGAAATATCAAACCAAGATCCTGAAGTCCGCATCAAAGTTGGAGTTGGACTAGTTGAATGCTCTGATGGAGTACAAGACCCTATCACCAAGGTGGTAAATCACTGTTCTGACTGGATGAAGGTAAAGAGGATAGTAGCATGGCTGCTCCGCCTGAAACGAATGCTTCAGCAAAAGGCCCAGAAGAAATGTGAAACCAGAAGTGAGTCCATGGAACTCTCAGTGGAAGAACTGCAGCATGCTGAAGAAATCATAGTAAAGAAAGTTCAGCAGCAAGCTTTTCCAGCAGAAATCACAGCCTTGCAGAAGTGTAGAGTGTCGACCCAGGAAGATGCCAGCAGTGAAgagtaa
- the LOC140167899 gene encoding DC-STAMP domain-containing protein 2-like, whose product MNHSKEATYPGAINFQKLIMDEATKVNPRNKPFILPKPPASNNASKASNVINTKHIHENYKPDLVPPSGPLTPKRKALQPPACREGRRRKSDTNAADLEQLHTLEKSRAKSPGLHQGLSTNDSVLSSKPDGSPVKKKLFYTPQPNRKPFTLDRGTTLNAYDVGRAEKRATEDGNGNSVQGEPQTTGSSIDPASTKSMKPIYGTGSRDVLNDLFRSERGTNKRLKAVAGFMTGLLLGVILMIGLYYGLNYGLITAFIITAVSTLLMSLCLAFTVRGRCVALLMVPSVCTKQGRAAFLAIVVTLLLNGPINNIFLNANEVSNSMSCSAELAYNQSQRIQQIASEVYDQYVMNLETTVGNLQDFVNGVQGVLGLRPLGDGLNDIKNAVNEVLEVFDDCRDIAKEAENDCDDVRSDITDIKRDCRRALPNNFGIGIPRIPIPDIPIPDIPIPDIPIPDIPIPNIPDIPDIPDIPDIPDIPGIDAVCDVFDPVADATSTLCKGVTSSLDTLCQAPAVVGETLNDAISLITDQFLAEIDFSTYFDQRANQSDTFENIQDAIEEDIDDAIEIIGYVFSILEKLVASSVIFLLYRSYRYHTAYRTKDKFDNFYLTQKFIELDKAQKESGKKTLLPLKKSEKVRLIDATSLKLSKTEKGLFKLGVVTLMTHICIATILILVDNGFYWLLVIIRKHGSIQADVTGESGLTLDIPGKSVISYLIREFFGEFRYSNSFDISYDNTRCLPDGSPPDNVLSIGIGICYLMATFMVLFQAYALRLRPRIAAYFYPEREMERLYFIYNDTLKKRQTLSKVLKDIIKQKKKEHDAKQKVSIRVYLAERYPICKKIFKILHISEEQTLCFGCDSDDDGTFNQCVGCKGKYCEECLQGTNNTCTICDERFEDIHNYSTIEQTSEARL is encoded by the exons ATGAATCATTCCAAGGAAGCAACTTATCCAG GTGCGATAAATTTCCAAAAACTTATCATGGACGAGGCTACAAAGGTTAATCCCAGAAACAAACCATTTATACTTCCTAAACCACCAGCGAGTAACAACGCATCCAAGGCTAGTAATGTCATAAATACTAAACACATCCATGAGAATTACAAACCTGATCTTGTGCCACCTAGTGGACCTCTGACCCCTAAACGAAAAGCACTTCAACCACCGGCCTGTAGAGAGGGAAGAAGAAGGAAGTCAGATACTAATGCGGCTGATTTGGAGCAGCTACACACACTAGAGAAATCCAGAGCGAAGAGCCCAGGTCTGCATCAAG GTTTGAGTACAAATGACTCTGTTTTATCTTCTAAACCTGACGGATCCCCGGTGAAGAAGAAATTATTTTACACGCCACAACCAAATCGAAAGCCATTCACCTTAGATAGAGGCACAACTTTGAATGCCTACGATGTAGGACGCGCTGAAAAGAGGGCAACTGAGGATGGAAATGGAAACTCCGTTCAG GGTGAACCACAAACAACTGGTTCCTCCATTGACCCAGCGAGTACAAAATCTATGAAGCCCATTTATGGCACTGGCAGCAGAGATGTACTCAATGATCTTTTTCGTAGCGAACGAGGCACGAATAAAAGATTGAAGGCGGTGGCTGGTTTCATGACAGGACTTCTATTGGGAGTGATTTTGATGATCGGATTGTATTACGGACTGAACTATGGACTCATTACTGCCTTTATTATCACCGCTGTGTCCACATTGTTGATGTCATTGTGTCTCGCATTCACAG TGAGAGGAAGATGTGTGGCGTTGTTAATGGTCCCATCCGTGTGTACAAAGCAAGGTAGAGCTGCATTCTTAGCCATCGTGGTGACATTGCTTCTTAATGGACCAATCAATAACATCTTCCTTAATGCTAATGAAGTGTCAAACTCCATGAGTTGTAGTGCAGAG CTTGCGTACAACCAAAGCCAACGAATACAGCAAATAGCCTCGGAAGTCTACGACCAATACGTAATGAACTTAGAGACGACTGTCGGCAACCTACAAGACTTTGTGAACGGGGTGCAGGGAGTATTGGGACTTCGACCGCTCGGTGATGGCCTGAAC gATATTAAGAATGCCGTTAATGAAGTGCTTGAAGTATTTGATGATTGTAGAGACATAGCGAAGGAAGCCGAAAACGATTGCGATGACGTCAGGTCTGACATTACCGATATAAAACGAGACTGCAGAAGAGCACTCCCTAATAATTTTGGAATCGGAATTCCGAGAATTCCAATTCCTGATATTCCAATTCCGGATATTCCAATTCCGGATATTCCAATTCCAGATATTCCAATTCCGAATATTCCGGATATACCTGATATTCCGGATATTCCTGATATTCCTGATATTCCAG gTATTGATGCTGTATGTGATGTATTCGATCCGGTAGCAGACGCAACAAGCACCTTATGTAAAGGCGTGACCAGCAGTCTAGATACCCTGTGTCAAGCTCCAGCGGTCGTGGGTGAAACGCTCAATGATGCAATCAGCCTGATTACCGACCAATTTCTTGCCGAAATTGACTTCTCAACTTACTTTGATCAACGAGCCAACCAAAGCGATACGTTTGAAAACATTCAAGACGCTATCGAAGAAGATATTGATGACGCCATTGAAATCATTGGATATGTTTTCTCAATTCTAGAAAAATTAGTAGCTTCGTCGGTAATTTTTCTCCTATATAGATCGTACAGGTATCATACAGCTTATCGTACCAAGGATAAATTTGATAACTTTTATCTTACACAAAAGTTTATAGAATTAGATAAAGCCCAAAAAGAGAGTGGTAAAAAGACATTGTTACCGTTGAAAAAATCCGAAAAAGTTCGTTTGATTGATGCTACGTCATTGAAACTCAGCAAGACTGAGAAAGGTTTATTTAAGCTTGGTGTAGTTACCCTTATGACTCATATTTGTATTgcaactattcttattttggtcGATAATGGCTTTTATTGGTTATTGGTAATTATAAGAAAACATGGATCGATACAGGCGGATGTAACAGGAGAGAGTGGGTTGACGCTGGACATTCCTGGAAAAAGTGTCATATCTTATCTCATTCGTGAGTTTTTTGGAGAGTTCAGATATAGTAACAGCTTTGATATATCGTATGATAATACTAGATGTCTGCCGGATGGGAGTCCACCAGACAACGTCTTATCAATCGGTATAGGTATCTGCTACTTAATGGCAACCTTTATGGTATTGTTTCAAGCATATGCGCTTAGATTAAGACCACGTATTGCTGCATATTTCTACCCAGAACGCGAGATGGAACGGCTTTATTTCATCTACAACGACACACTAAAGAAGCGACAAACATTATCCAAGGTTTTGAAGGATATTATtaaacagaagaagaaagaacatgATGCAAAACAAAAAGTCAGCATTCGTGTTTATCTGGCAGAACGCTATCCAATCTGCAAGAAGATCTTCAAGATCCTGCATATATCCGAAGAACAGACGCTCTGTTTTGGATGTGACAGTGATGACGATGGCACCTTTAATCAATGTGTCGGGTGCAAAGGAAAATATTGTGAAGAGTGTCTGCAAGGAACGAATAATACATGCACAATTTGCGATGAGCGTTTTGAAGACATTCACAATTATTCAACTATTGAACAGACCAGTGAAGCACGGCTCTAA
- the LOC140167901 gene encoding uncharacterized protein: protein MNMIWKSCYAITLYLLLIQVEKGTATSRCYYCYYIEADGEYIPQDDSSIYCKNSPSLAGSVQCLGECVTVDYDYTFTYFGVTSTLRTILRTCTDEFLRRDGSQDVPDPGRCFTGAAFDTWWEEVGEDLSSFTSGSLYDFEESRLDGSVCTCTNDYCASGGRGNSAGNSGSGNGGTVVGASILMVISMLNVVLAAHKLI from the exons ATGAATATGATTTGGAAAAGCTGTTATGCCATTACTTTGTACCTACTCCTGATTCAGGTAGAAAAAG gTACTGCAACTTCACGCTGCTATTATTGCTACTACATTGAGGCCGATGGTGAATATATTCCCCAGGACGATTCCAGTATTTACTGCAAGAATTCTCCGTCTCTTGCCGGCTCAGTCCAATGCCTAGGGGAATGTGTAACAGTGGATTACGATTATACTTTCACTTATTTTG GTGTTACAAGTACGCTAAGAACGATCCTCAGGACGTGTACAGATGAGTTTCTACGTAGAGATGGATCGCAAGACGTCCCTGATCCCGGTCGCTGTTTCACTGGCGCTGCATTTGATACCTGGTGGGAGGAAGTAGGTGAAGATTTGTCATCATTTACTTCCGGATCTCTGTATGATTTTGAGGAATCTCGGCTCGATGGCTCAGTGTGCACATGTACTAACGACTATTGTGCATCTGGAGGTAGAGGCAATTCGGCTGGCAACTCGGGAAGCGGCAACGGTGGTACAGTAGTGGGAGCATCCATTTTGATGGTAATCAGCATGTTAAATGTAGTCCTGGCTGCGCACAAATTGATATAA